A region of the Candidatus Cloacimonadaceae bacterium genome:
CCGCATTCACCAGCTTCGATGGCAAATACAAGATCGATATCCGCTTCAAAGAACGTATCGAGTTCGGTCTGGAGCTACAGCTTGCCAAGCAGAAGATCGATGAGTGCATCAGAGCCTGGACAACCGACTCCAACGTCAATCTCCGGGCTATCATCAATGAGGCCTTTCAGGTCGATAAGAAGGGAGAGATTGCTAAGTTCCGTATTCTTGCCCTACGTAAGTACAACATCAAAGACCCCATCTGGAAAGAAGCGATGGAACTTATTGATCAGGCTATCCAGGTTGTCTCCACCAAGCAGTATGTGTCTTTCTACGCAAGAGATGAACATGGCGAATACAAGATGATAGTCCTCAACTTCACAGCACTCTAAGCTAAGAAAGAGTGGTAGCGTCATACAAACCGATTTGATAGAAATACAGGAGAATGATTAATGGCACCTATGAATACCAATACTGTAGAGGTAATAGAAATGATGAGTATCTTCAAAGATGATCGCAACTACCGGACGGATGAGATAGCAGAGGTGCTAAGGGTTGACCGTTCCAGTGTCTATCGCTGGATCAGAGATATCCCCGATCCTCTGCCTGCCTTCCGCACCAAAGAGAATGGACAGTTACGCTGTGCCGGGAAAGACCTAAACGAATACCTGCTTAAGCATAAAGTAAGACCTGAGTATGAGTAATGCATTAGAGTTCCGCATCAAGCGGGACAACTGCAAAGATGCTTATCTGAATGGTATGACCGACCCACTCGAGCTGGCGGTGATCTTCGGTGTGTCCGACATCACCGTCCGCAAGTGGATCAAGTCCGGCAAGTGGGATGAGCTATTCAAGGAAGAGCGCAAGCTTGACCATGAGATCAGCTTAGCCCGCAAGAAGGCACTAATCCAGGCACTTCGTGAGTATGCCAAGAACCCGGCAGATACCGCTCTGCAGAGCCTTGTAAACTTAATCAAACAGAATCAGAAAGATAGTGAGCCTGCCAAGGAACTGAACGACTACATCGTGCGCTTCCTGGATCAGGTGACTGACTTTATGATCGAGAAAGGGCATGAGACTATCCTAAAGCAGTTCCAAGGCATAGTCTTAGACCTTGCCGAGTACTTAAGAGTTAGAAATGGATAATTATACAGCCACGGACATGGTTGCCTCCAAACCTACCCTCCAACAGCCTACAGATCAAGCGGAGCCGTCGCCTCCGGCTCCGCTGATCCTTCCGGACCCCGGTTATGTCTAAGAAGTTCATTCAGCGACATAACAAAGCATTGGCGGAGATCGCATCAAAAACGATCTCCGTCTTGCCTTTTATAGACGATAATCCTGAAGCCAAGACTGATAGGATCAGAAGAACCACCGGAGAAGGTTGGGATGCTTTCTCGTTCTTCTGCCATACCTATTTCCCACATATCTTCCCACTACCCTTTTGCCCAGCACATGAGACTATGTTCGATGAGACTGACAAGGGCTCAGGCGTCATCGGAATCACAGGTTTTCGTGGGCTGGGCAAAACGGTACTTATAGGAGTGGTCTATCCCATCTGGAGGATCATCAAAGGTGAACGCTATGTGATCCATACTGCAGCAGATGTAGATCTGGCACAGGAGCGCACAGCCTTTACCTTACATGAACTGCAGAACAATAAGCGGCTCACTATGGACTTGGACTGATAAACAGACAGGTAAGCTGCTGACCGTAGCCGAGATCGCTTATCTCATCAGGGGCAAGATCAAGCGGGAAGGCATCCAAG
Encoded here:
- a CDS encoding DUF3164 family protein, producing VIRLQKRIIADKIKLYAEIESYLEFIAKKSGMEWKGNAAFTSFDGKYKIDIRFKERIEFGLELQLAKQKIDECIRAWTTDSNVNLRAIINEAFQVDKKGEIAKFRILALRKYNIKDPIWKEAMELIDQAIQVVSTKQYVSFYARDEHGEYKMIVLNFTAL
- a CDS encoding helix-turn-helix domain-containing protein; the encoded protein is MAPMNTNTVEVIEMMSIFKDDRNYRTDEIAEVLRVDRSSVYRWIRDIPDPLPAFRTKENGQLRCAGKDLNEYLLKHKVRPEYE